The following DNA comes from Mesoplodon densirostris isolate mMesDen1 chromosome 9, mMesDen1 primary haplotype, whole genome shotgun sequence.
CCAAGTGATTAGAGtcgggcccacccagataatccagaatattctccccaccccaaggtccttaaccttaattacatctgcaaaatcccttttgccatataaggtaacaatcacaggttccaggaatttGGATGTGGACATCCTTGgggggggcattattctgcctaccacaatatCCTATTTGCTTTTCCTATTCTTCCCAGAGGTCCTGATATCTGAAAAATATGGAGCTGCCTTTGAGTATATTCTGGGATATCAATTCCTTCTGATCTTTGAAAAAGTCTGCCTTACAAAGGCAGACAATGACATATCCATGGATATGGGCTGATGATCTGTAGATATAGACTCAAATTTTGTCTTCTGAGTAAGTTACTTTATTACTAATTACTGTAAAGAGCACTGAACTAGAATCTAGGAGGTCTTCACTGTAGGCTCTGCTATGTAACCCTCAGAGTCATTCAGCTTctttgggactcagtttcctATCTACAAAATGAGAGAAGTGGACTTGGAAATTCCTAGATTTCCTTCCACCTCTTAAAATCTAGATccatgctttgaaaaaaaaaaatggtagaggTGGGAGTGTAATTCTATTTTAGGTATAAAATCAAATAATGGCAAAActtataaaatgagaattttttagAAATAGTAAGGTaaagctttgatttttttcatttttttttactccatacatattttaatgtaatttcagGCATCTGCTTTCCATTAGTGACTCAAGGTAACTTAGTTTTTGTCAAGACAATTCTTATATACTTCACACTACCACACCATTTATCTTTCTGTACTTTCTCACAATATTCATACCTCACAGCCTAACCTCAGTATATCAATAAATTAGCTTTGATCTCTCTCGCAATATAATGTCTGCAGTAAGTCTAAATAAACCTGTTCTTTCAGTGTGGATTATACCGTCAGGAGTGAGTTCACGTTGAAAATCACAGAGACTTATTAAAGTAATTTCTGCCATCAACATCATTTTCCAAGTTTGTCATGCCAAAATCACAGTAAAAAGGACAGTATAAATTTTATCTGTACTGCAATCCAAGCCGCTAAAGACATTCATCTTTAAAAGAcaagcaaaaataacaaaaaaagcaaGTAAAGCACTCAGCTTAAAACAATGCTCCTTAATCTGCTTTGCAATAGTGATTACACAAAAATGGTAatttacacacacaaacacacaaaagataTTGAAAAGGCTGAGGTCTGGGTGCTCCACTGGATTAGTTGTACTCTTCACATACTATTTAAATAAAGCTGCCCCAAGCGGTATGAATTCAAGCATCCTCTTAGGGCAAAGTCAGAGGTAACAATACCTGCCTACCTCAACCACAGGAGGAGATAAGTAAAATAGGGGCAGGTTAACCAAAGTCCAGATCTGAAGTGGAATATCAGCAGTCTGTTGTGCTAGAGCACTGTCTGGTGTAATATGAATCAGCTCACATGTGACTGTTAAACAGGGGAGTAATGTTGGAATAGCGCAGAAAGCAGGGTGGTACATACATAATTTTTCCTAGCCCTTTAATGTCTTGTGCTACCATGAACCAACAGCTGAAtataaagtcacacagctgactGCACGACCACTCCTGGTCTGAAGGAATACAGTACCCAAATGACACCTGTTCACTGTGTGGCATCCTATTCTTCCCTCGGCTTAGCTCAGCCATGTGCTCCATTTTGATAGTGCTTATTTTGCATTTCTCCTAGATCTGCACAAAAGCAACAACAGACAATGGGTCAGAGCCATCTGTCTCTGGCATCTCTATACTTCCTGCAAAGTTTACAAATGCAAAGTTCACAACTGCAAAGTTCACAACTGCAACGTCTGAAGATGATGCTCTCCTGCCCTTGCCTCCATCACTCAGCAGTGTCAATTCTTCCATATACTGCCATTTTTCAAGCCACCTTCAACTTCTTTTAAAGGTAAAACTCTCTAACTTACTATAGCATTTGTTGTTAGGAATTTCACGTCCTTTTAAATGTGCTATTCTCATCTGGATTGTTATTGTCTCTGTTAATGCTgtccagtggttcccaaactttgctCATGTTACCATCACTTGTGGAGCTTTTAGAATCCTGATGCCCAGGCTCTCCTCTCATACCATTTAATTCAGAATGTCTGGGAGTGGGAGCCAGGGCATCAGTAGTTTTCAGAGATCCCCAGGTGTTTTCAATGAGcagcaaagtttgagaaccattgctctagTTCAGTTGTTCAGGGTTTGAGTGGTCTTTCCCAGACCTATTTTTTCCCTAAGGTCTGTTATTTTAAGTGTGCTCTTTTTTTGAATGTGAGGATTTTCAGGAATGTACATGTCACATTGTAGCTGAAATGTTTATATTACTGTTTCaagtttccaaaatataaataatgtaaaGAATGCATAAAAGTATATGTAAGTATTTTATTAATATGCATTATCCTTTATAAATGACACACTGGGCTTCCTGAGATAGACTGGTTCTCCAGATGTTTAGGGTAAAGTGTATGCCACTGCTAGTGAACCTAGAGTGTCTGGTGGCCTCACCACTGGCTGGTGTGCAGTATGTGTCACACCTACACAGTTCAAAAGCTTGGCCCCATGTACTTTATTAACAAGCAGCCCTGTCTTTTCCTGGGTCTCCCTACTCTTGCCATTCTGCCAGTTCACCAACCACTATCACTATGCTGCCTGTGATTTGCTGTCTGCCTCCTTGCTTTTCTTAACCACTATCTTTGAATCACGTCTTCCGCCTTTCCATTCCTACTGCTACAAATCAGAAACTCACACCTGGAGTCTGGCTAGCCTTCTAATCCTCACTTCCTACTTCCACTGTAAATAATTAATGTCAGATTAATTTTCCTAAAGTGCATTTGTACTTTTTCTCAAGCCCCAATTTAAGTCTTACTTTTTTCATATAACGTCCAAGATTCTAACACATATCCACCTTCCCCTTCCTTAAGCAATTAAAATGTGCACTGCTCAATTTATCCAATCAGAAAAAAAGGCAGTAAGCAAAATAATGTAGTAGAACAAGCTCTGGGACTGAGTAAAAGGTTACCTGTGATGTAATCTATGTCCGTGAGCAATAATAACTGACATGAATCGAgtgcttattatatgccaggcttTACAAGAATCACTTTTAGTCCTCCAACAATTTGATGATGTAAGTACCAtcatttctccattttacagatgagaaaacagaggcaagaAGGTTAAGTAATCCACTCAAAGTCCCACAGGATCCAAATCCAAACAGGCTAGCTCCTGAGATAGTGTTCTTAATCACAATCCTATATTGCTTCTCGATTAGCAAGTTAGTTTAATTTTTCCCATCCCTTAAAAAATGGTGTTAAAAATGCCTGTCAATaccttaaaaggaaaaagaccTCCATAATATATGAAAAACACTTTGTAATTTATACTGTTAAATGAACTAATATTTCCACATCAATTACCTTTCTTTATAATTTGGgatatctattatttttccatACACTATTTCATAATTAGAGCTCTGTACCTATTCAGGAATTTCCTTGTAAGGAATACCAGGGTTTATTTATGTCCCTTTCTGCCTTGGAGAACCCTAGAAAGATCAATTCAATATATATTGCTAATTGGTTGACACTTTTGGAACTTGTAGgaatacaaatcaataaaaataaaagtaaataaaagctcATATCAAATTAGGTTAAAAGCAGTATTTTAATTTTCCAATAATTATcgtcatttttttcccataaaccATTCACAGTAAAGTGCAAATTCAGTTTCCTCAGAATCTAGTATGAGTATGATTCTTCAGGTTAATGAAAGAATACAGGATACAAAGGGAGGTGAGTTATGCCCTGCTTCTCAGGAGAATCATTAACCAGAGAAAGACCCACTTTACATACCTTGGTTTCTACTAATGCAGCggttcccaacctttttggcaccagggaccggtttcggggaagacaatttttccaaggGTCGGGGAGGGGTGATTCAGGCGGTAaggcgagcgatggggagcgatggggagtggcagaggaAGCTTTGCTGGCTCGCCCACCTAACAGCTCACCTCCtactgtgcggcccagttcctaacaggccctGGACCGGTAGCGGCACCGCGGGCCAGGGGGCTGGGGACCCTTGTACTAATGGAAAGTAACTCCAGAAATGTCAGATATCTAGGTAACTCCTTTCTACCCTTTCCCATCTCTTTTCTGCCCTATTTTTGATAAATCTTGGCTGTTGTTCTAGATACGTGCCGTTGGATTACTAATAAGAGAGAGATTCATGAGTGGGTTGGGAAATATATGAAATACTGAGCCAATCATAAGTgaactaaatataaaaaaattttagttaTCTGCTCAAAGTTTGGATTCAGAACTAATGGCATAAAATGAGTGCtccattaataaaacaaaaaacattccaGCATACTTTTACTCCTCAGTAAAGAGTGACAGAGTACGGGTAGCACTTTGAGAGATTTTTGAATTAAGCTCAAAATCTCACAGTACCCCTACTTAACTTTTTAGTTGTCAGATGTTTATATTATATCATTTCCCCCTGTTGGAACTTTAACTTAATTTTCCATTATGAGGTGTTGAACTCTATGTCCGTGTACTCCCAAGGTCACAACGCTAATTTAGATAAATCACATATGTAATGTTTGCATCCAGATGTAACTCATTTTTGTCTTATTAAAGACTTTTCTTTATCCATAGGCTTTCTCTCCACATCTGTGATCATTAGTGACTACAGAAAACAGTTTTAAGACGAATGTAAAAATTTTCAAACCAAAGAGATTTTGTGATGCTCCATAAACACTGCACATCTGTCATTTATCTGGCATATTAATTTAATGGAAACCACACAAGGCCATAAAATTGTAATGTATTATGATGAAATTAGTTCTGTAAGTTACTATATAATGTAAATGAACATTTTCCCATATAAACACACTCTAAGAGATGAAACACTACATGGGTTATTGATTTTAAATACTTggcacattattttttaaaaattccttactAATGATACCTCATTTATCACTAATTAGTACTTTGGCTTTTTGTTCAATGTCTAACATTTGCAAACCACACAATATCTTCAGTTTTTTAGTTTATGGAAGATACTTTCATTTACCCGCCTTCCAgcaccaccccccccaaaaaaaaaactgggacaTGCACCACCTAATTCCTGACTACATGTGGTTTCGAACAGGTCAGAGTAAgtttaagtatataaaatattaaacatttggGAGTGATCTGTAGGTAATTTTGTGGGTATGCTGTAATGAAAACATATGCttgatttttcagaagaaaactgCTGACATTGCAAGAGTTTTCAAATCCTCAATTCTTCAGTTAAGAAATCACAAGTCTAACTGAAATCATAAGGCAATTTTGTACAACGGGGAAATAACTCTCACTGGTATTTTGTACATAGATTTTTTCCTAACTTCAAGTTCTCTGAAGTTAGGGTACCACAGTAAAATTAGTGACGTTTTCTAACACATATAAATACCCCAAACGATAAATGTAGCAGGatctaaggaaactgaggcccaaatgAGTTGACGTTGCTTGTGCAAGGATACCCACACGATATGGTTAGCAGTGTAGGACTAGAACCCAGTCTGGTGCTTATTTAGAAGGCTCTTCCTGAATCAGTCCTTTCCAGGACGGAGCAGCAGACCTGCCTGCCTTTTAGTTACTAATTTCACCCTGAGGGGAGGGAGACTGTGGCGTGGTAAAGGGAAGACTGTTTTCTAAGGGTGACTCACACACTTTTCTGTTTGGATTCAGTTTCTTACATAAATGAGTAACAACGCCTCCGCGATGGAGCACTTTTAGAGGCAAATGCAAACTGTGCGAACATGCTTTTTGTTGCTGTGTTCTCCGGGAGTATATACCATATGGTTACAACGTGTGCAACTTTGCCCTAGACCATTTAGCTTCTAGAAGGTTAATTTTCGGCCCCTGTGGCAGGAAACTAGGGATTCCACTTCCCCGCGTCTACACGTCATACCAGAACAGCACTCATCTATTTCACGTGTGATGTAAACACCCTATTCCGTTGTCTCTCGCCTTGCCCGTCTTTTCTCAATATTTCCCCTTCGTAACTTCTGCCACATAGCCTTCCACTCCGCTATGAAGCCCGCTCGCCCACCGTCTCCCCACTACCCCACCTTCCGAaggcttcttcctttcttccaccGCCTGCTCGCTTTGTCCCTCTCGGCTTCCGAGAACACCGCCCAGAAACACAGTAGAAATATACTGCGCACGCTCATTAAATCTAGTCGTCGCTTAGCCTCTTGGGGATGGTTGGCCGGGTTCTTTCAGTCTCTGATTCGCGGAGGCAGCAGTGAGGTACTCTCGCGATATTTGCTGCCGCCAGTCGGCGGGAGCCGCCGCTAGTTCCTGGCGGGCAGTTTTAGCTTCTCTTGTCGCCGGTCCTGCTGTGTTGCCAGCTGCCGGGCCGAGCATCATGACGTCCGCCTTGGAGAACTACATCAACCGTATCCTCGAACCGGCCACCGCAGGCATTTGCTGGGGCTGTGGCGAGTCCCGCGCCTGCACCGGAGAGGACCGGTGCTGGAGAGGCAGGGGGTCGGGATCGGCGGGCGACGCCCGGCAGCTGCGGGGCCCGGTATGCGGGTGCAGGGGTTAAGGATCTGGGACCCACCAATCCCGCCCCTGGGGCTGGAACCTGCCGCTTGTACGGGCCCaaggtgtcttttatttttaatctggaaaaaaaaaaaaaacccaccaacgtGGTTATTCCGAACTTTTCCGTGTCTCTGTAGAAATCAGCTATTGATTCATCCTTCCTGTTTCCCTAGGGCCTATACGTTCAGGTTTGGGAATAAGAGGAACAGTTTAGCGGCAACGATGGTCGTGTAAATCTgtctctgtgtttgttttattcataGGCTTTGCTCGTTGTTCGAGGATAGCAAAAACTTCACAGCTGGTGCAAAAATTGAATATCTGCCCCTTTACCACTTGAAATCTCAACTTCTTTGTTGATGAAATTAAATAATGCTTGCTGTTGTAATGGATCGTTTTGAGGgacaaataactttaaaaagccCATGTGAATTACCGTATACACCTGTTACCGTTTTAAAGTCTAGGAACGGAACACTGCATTGTGCTGTCATGTACAAATTTGGGACAAAAGTGAAATGCTAAAGGCTTTTAATGATGCAAGCATATTGGTACCTGTGACATTGAATAtagcttcttttcttttgaattccaGAAGCCAGGTCCTGGAAGACAGTGTCTTAACGTGCTTGAAATCATTCAACATTGATTAGTTTACCAACGATCCAATTTTcgttttagagatgaagaaataggtctaagaaagggagaaatatcTTGCTCAACTGTCAAATTGGCAATATTCCCCAATAAGAAAAGAGTACCAAATATCCCAGCTGTTTTAAGATAGAATACACTGACCACACGCAGAAAGGGatgctctttttctattttttcccttttgaaaatTGTGTAAATGTCACAccaaattgaagaacaaaaagTTTTTATGTTGTAAATGTGGCTGTGTTGAATAGTTGTATCTTAATTCTGTTACCTTTTTCCTAGTAATTTAAACCATTTCCTTACCAGATTTTAAGTTTTCAGTTTACATGCCCTGAGAAATGCTTTCCTTGATTCAGTTATCAGGAACTGTTGCTGTCATTACTTCTGATGGGAGAATGATTGTGGTAAGTATTTGGCATATTCATTCTCTGCCTTCTTGTAGGCTTATTGGTTGTTAATTTTTATGTACAACCTCTGATCTCTAATGACTAGGCACCACAGTACACCTGCATTGCAGTTTTCTTATGATTCAGGTCTTTATCTCTTTGATAAACAGCTGCCAatccatatttttttcattaataaacATTGTAAGTTACATACAAGGCTTCTAGAAGCTAGGATGGGTAATAGATTCTGCCCTCAGAGAACTTCTAGTCTAGTCTGCAGATATCTGcctgtattttataatatttatcttcctcctccatcttttatttccttccccatTCAGTGCTCTGACAACCACTACCagaatcatataatttttttgaaattttgtgtaTGGTTCTTAGAAACTTTTTTAAGATTTAGATACTACATCtataaaataatgaacatttaaGACTTGTATGGTGTTAATATTCTTCAGATATTCTTAGGTTGTATGATCTCTTGGTTTTTGTAGAATGAAttatgatgaatgaataaatttatttcatctcATTTGTCCTTTTATCACAGTATCCCATTTTAATTCCAGAAAAATCTTGGATTCTCTCCTTGACCTGTTCCTTGATCTGAGGAATTTATCCCAGGATTTTGGGCTAGttaatttctttgtttataaTTCATATGATTGTTCCAAAGAGTTTCCAAAAAGTTTTAAGGCTGCTAAACTTTCTCTATTGTCTATCTAATTCCTATAGTTTAGtcttttattttcccattctgcagttctgtttttgtttgttttgtttttaatccttgtgatttttttctcagtGGATCCTTAAGTGACGATTACCAAAGTGTCAGACTTTGCCATTTATTAAACATATGTCATGTACCAGGCATGTTACATgtgttatctcacttaatctcGGTACAGCTCTGTGAAAAAGAATTAACCCTGCATTCTAGGTTAGGAACCTAGCTCAGAAAAAGTAAGTTACTTTCCCAGAGTCACGTGGATATAAGTGGCAGAACCAAACTggaatttaaattgaatttgacTCCAAAAGCCAAGGCCAGTTGCCTTGCTTCCTTCTTAATCAAGAGAACAAtaaggtttttggttttgtttttaaggtaCTTCACATTGTATTGAGTCAAATAAGGacagtttgaaatattttaatctcaTCTTAGAAGCCTATTGCtattaacaaatatttgcaaatagtttTTTAGTTTGTAAAAACCTCAAgtttaaattttcttgtttttgttaacAGGATAGATGATAAATTGGAAAATTACTTTAATTTTATAGAAGAAGGAAAGCCATTTAAAAAGAGCATTTTTAAGTACTAAAAGAGCATTTTTGAGTACTAAAGTTCAGTAGTTGTGTATTTCTTTTGACATATGGTTCACTTTATAGAATAGTTGCGTGTAAAATGAAGCCTAGAGGCTATGTATGGATGTGGTAACAACGCTTTGCTAGTTCAGTATAGTAAATACTCCATAATGTTACTCCATAACAGTAACTAATGTTTCTCTTCTTAGctaacattttctctttatttcactctaattttatatattttgaattttaaaacatgaaacttTAATGAGAAATTTAACCAACCAAAATCAATGTAAATTGATGTTTTTCAGAAACTTGAATAGCATCTGAGTTACCATGTTGTAATAGgcccatgtttttcttttttaagaaccaCGATTCTTCATAAAACTTCTCGGAATATATCCTTCAAGTTCTAGAATGTTCTAAGTGTTATAGTCATGTCTGTATCTACTGTTACTGGgttattgggaggattaaataagtaaatCCACATGAGGCCCATCAAACACTCTTGGCAGATACTAAGTACTCATTAAGCCTTAGCTATTACTACCAGTTGAAGTTTGTGTACTGATTTGAATCTCTGAAAAGTGGTAGATTATATTTGTGTGTTCATAGTAGTATAATATAGAAGTTTAGTGGTCTGGCTTTGAAGCAAGCCTTTCATGGTTTGAATTCTAGCTCTGCTAATTTCTGCCCATGAAACTTTGAGGGattacttctctgtgcctcaaattTGCTTGTCTGAAGTGGGAATGTTTATAGTATCTACCACAAAGGGTAGAGATTAATTGAGATAATGTGTGCATCATGTTTACTAGCATGTAACATGAAGTGATACTGTTACATTGCTATAGCTGCTGTGTAGAGGACTATTTCCCTTAAGTTTCCCTTGTTTTAGTTTGTATCTTTAGAATATTAGCTTCTGGACTACCTGGGCTCTTATGCTACTTCCTTGGAAATAAACTAGTACATAGGTGTCCTTTGTAATTCTTAACAACTCTGCACACTAGTCAGAAGCGTGGTGGGTTCCCCACCACCCCTCTTAAAAAACCAAGAGGTAAGTTTGGTGCCTGTTGATCATAAAGAGGTATTGTATTTTACAGAGaacttatatatatttaaaataggtactTCTCTTGGAGTACCTGGCAACTAAAATGGTGTCATTGAATTAACACATTCAGGTAAACcagaatatttgtctttttctcttgaatGTTTTCTTTACAGGGAACACTGAAGGGTTTTGACCAGACCATTAATTTGATTTTGGATGAAAGCCATGAACGAGTGTTCAGCTCTTCACAGGGAGTAGAACAAGTGGTACTAGGTTTATACATCGTGAGAGGTGATAATGTGTaagtaaaatatgtcttttttaaaGGCAAGTTAAATATACTATAGGTGTACTGCCTTGCTATATGGAGAATAGGTTTCTATCTACTGAGATTTTCCATATTTCTAATAGTTAAGTAGCTTGGATAGGGTCCAGAAAGAGCCCTACCTTACACTGAATACTTCATTGGAGAGGCTTCTTAAAATGTTCTTCCAAAGTACCCCTAATTCCAGAGGAACATAAATATACCTCCAGGGCCCAGGGCTAGGGtttgaaaatgtctttgaaaTCTCTTGTGTGAACAGTTTTAAATAATGCTTTATAACATAACTGTATTTATCCATTActtacttttttcttctaattttttagtAAAATTGGCTTACTTAAGATGTCCCATGTTTATGTTGTGGCCTCAGTTAACTTGTGACACTGATATGGCAGTTTGAGAAGATATATTTTAGTGGTAGCAATTTAAGGAAAGTGCAACAGTGTAGAGCAATACTGTCCAATACaacttttggggatgatggaaaCGTTGTATATCTGCATTGTCCACTATGGTAGGTACTAGCTGTGTGTGTGGCCATTGAGTACTTGAAAAGTAGCTGGTGTGACTGAACAActgaattttagattttatttaattgtaattaattttaatagttacATGTGGCTAGCAGCTTCTGTATTAGTGCAATTATAGAGGCTAGAAGAGTGTTGAATCAGTTTTCTAGTGAGTactgtttaaaattaaaacatggcTGGAAGTCAGCAAAAGATGTATTAGCATCTCAGATTATTTTTTTGGACAAGTAGGATATGGAAGATAAAGGGATACTTTACTTATTTTGTTTGTCTTAGGAAAATTATCTTTAGATGTATAAATCATTTGATCTTTAATCAgagatttataaaatattctatagAGATAATATGTAGGTGAAGTGAGCTGTAAAGGCGAAGCAGGTGGGGCCCAGGTCTCCTGACCAGAACAGCACTGATTGTTTATATTGGGGCTCTGCATAATAATTGATTTTAAGATGATTTCTcctactttaattaaaaaaaaaatttttttttgaacttcaatttaaaacaatttaaaacattGCTATAGACACAGTGGTATGCTGGAGCCAGCTTGTACTGGCTCACGGAAgcagatttttatattttggggAATTTTGCAAGCTGGTTGGTTGATGTCtttttggtagcttgaaattggccatagtGGGAGTATCTGCACTATGGATAGCAGTCAACACTGCAAATCAGCCTCCCCCTTTTCCTTGCAGAgctagttttaaaacattttccagcACTCCACCGTCTTCCATAGGATTTTAAATTATACTAAATTTTTAATGATGGAATTAAGATCTTAATATGTTTCATATTGAGAAAACTTAATATATTCTCCTAAAGTTTGGTACTTCCCATTTATTAGAGAACTGAAGACTGTATACAGTTTAAAGCAAAATCGGGCAAATTCTGTATAACATTTGTAGAATTTACTTTCATTAAAACCAAACAAATTTAAACAACCAATTTTTTATGTAGTAATGTTTCATACATGTCCCATGGTCTGGATGTAACAATGACCTTATCCAGCTAGAGAGCCATGGCTTGGTTACCTAGCATGGTATTAGTGAAATTAATGTTATGGGTGTTATGTTAGTGTTGAATCAAGGAAAAATTTGCTGGCTTTAACCCTTGCCAATCACAACAAAAAATCATTTGTTAGATATCTAAGTATCTGTTCCATTATTGTCTTTATGTGTGAAGAATTGTACTTCTTTTTGGTGTTGGATTTAAATTGAGTCGACTGAGAAATCATGAAAGGGAAACTAATAGATTTTATATGTACCATTGATGGATTTAGTTCATTGAAGTTACTCAGATACAGACTCGTGATCCAGTCACACTATATGCAGTCTGTTCTTTAATATTCGTTCCTGTAACAATGTTGCCTTCAATTTATTTAGGTTTTGTGactttaaatgtacaattcacaACCTtatgaaaatgtttgtttttcacCTTAAGTAGTagttctttttactgtctcctctCAGTTTTAATCAGAAATGAGATtgttttaactgattttttttcccttaaacaaTTACAGTGCAGTCATTGGAGAAATTGATGAAGAGACAGATTCTGCACTTGATTTGGGGAATATTCGAGCAGAACCTCTGAACTCTGTAGCACACTAAGGATAAACTACATATATTGGACATCTGTAAATCTTTGTACAGAAACTGATTATTCTGAAGATGATGGGCAGAATTTTTATGAAAGCGTAATTGTGGATTTTGAC
Coding sequences within:
- the LSM8 gene encoding LSM8 homolog, U6 small nuclear RNA associated, which encodes MVGRSAGAAASSWRAVLASLVAGPAVLPAAGPSIMTSALENYINRTVAVITSDGRMIVGTLKGFDQTINLILDESHERVFSSSQGVEQVVLGLYIVRGDNVAVIGEIDEETDSALDLGNIRAEPLNSVAH